The Pirellulales bacterium genome includes a region encoding these proteins:
- a CDS encoding DUF1501 domain-containing protein yields the protein MLDLVGKAVAHTCDGVSRREFLQAGTLSAVGLALPELMAAKAQGRVADGHDERSVIMIFNLGAPSQIDCWDMKPEAPAEIRGPFKPIKTNADGIEISEIFPRMAKHADKYSLVRSCFHTAAAVHDTGHQMLQTGRLFTGGINTPHAGCALAYLRGRKSDLPAHVILPEPMGRTGGNLPHGQDAGFLGKAHDPFALMADPSKPNFQVPDLLPPAAIGQARLDRRRRMREAVDETVSKFEASGSEQLLDSNFEAAFRLMTSAQARDAFDLSKEPQAMRERYGMTRFGQCCLLARRLIEAGVRFVTVNTFLTVFDEITWDIHGSKPFTSIEGMRDIVCPMYDQAYSTLLEDLSERGLLGNTMVCNLQEFGRTPRVNPAGGRDHWPQCWTSHFAGGGVQGGRVVGRSDAIGGVPAERPVEPAEVVATIYRSLGLDLETKLPGPQGRPFPLVDFGKHEIKELF from the coding sequence ATGCTCGACCTCGTCGGTAAAGCAGTGGCACACACCTGCGACGGAGTCTCGCGCCGCGAATTCTTGCAGGCCGGAACGCTCTCGGCCGTCGGCCTGGCCCTCCCGGAACTCATGGCCGCTAAGGCTCAAGGTCGGGTCGCCGACGGGCACGACGAGCGGTCGGTGATCATGATCTTCAACCTCGGCGCGCCCAGCCAGATCGACTGCTGGGACATGAAGCCCGAGGCTCCGGCCGAAATCCGCGGCCCCTTTAAGCCGATCAAGACGAACGCCGACGGGATCGAAATCTCGGAAATCTTCCCGCGCATGGCGAAGCACGCCGACAAGTACTCGCTCGTGCGAAGTTGCTTTCACACGGCCGCCGCGGTACACGACACCGGGCATCAGATGCTGCAAACGGGCCGGCTGTTTACCGGCGGCATCAACACGCCGCACGCCGGTTGCGCCTTGGCCTACCTGCGCGGCCGCAAGTCGGATTTGCCCGCCCACGTCATCCTGCCCGAGCCGATGGGGCGCACCGGCGGGAACCTGCCGCACGGCCAGGACGCCGGGTTCCTGGGTAAAGCGCACGACCCGTTCGCGCTGATGGCCGATCCGTCGAAGCCGAACTTTCAGGTTCCCGACCTGCTACCGCCGGCCGCGATCGGCCAGGCGCGGCTCGACCGTCGCCGCCGTATGCGCGAGGCCGTCGACGAGACGGTGAGCAAGTTCGAGGCCTCGGGCAGCGAACAGTTGCTCGACAGTAACTTCGAAGCGGCCTTCCGCCTGATGACGAGCGCCCAGGCCCGCGATGCGTTCGATCTATCGAAAGAACCGCAAGCGATGCGCGAGCGTTACGGCATGACGCGTTTCGGGCAATGCTGCTTGCTCGCGCGCCGCCTGATCGAGGCCGGCGTCCGCTTCGTCACGGTGAACACGTTTCTCACCGTGTTCGACGAGATCACGTGGGACATTCACGGCTCGAAACCGTTCACGTCGATCGAGGGCATGCGCGACATCGTCTGCCCGATGTACGATCAGGCGTACAGCACGCTGCTCGAGGATCTCTCAGAGCGTGGGCTGCTCGGGAACACGATGGTGTGCAATCTGCAGGAATTCGGCCGCACGCCGCGCGTGAATCCCGCCGGCGGACGCGATCACTGGCCGCAATGCTGGACCAGCCACTTTGCCGGCGGCGGAGTCCAAGGAGGGCGCGTCGTCGGACGCAGCGACGCGATCGGCGGCGTGCCGGCCGAACGCCCCGTCGAGCCGGCCGAGGTCGTGGCGACGATCTATCGCAGCCTCGGGCTCGACCTGGAAACCAAACTACCCGGTCCGCAGGGGCGACCGTTCCCGCTGGTTGACTTTGGCAAGCACGAGATCAAAGAGCTCTTCTAA